Proteins found in one Pseudomonas sp. P8_241 genomic segment:
- a CDS encoding short-chain fatty acid transporter produces MAADIEDTRSARFALRCSSFAERWFPDSWVFAALAVIIVALATLAMGAKPTDAAMAFGDGFWSLIPFTMQMAFVVIGGYVVASSPPAVKLIDRLAKIPKNGRSAVAWVALISMVASLLNWGLSLVFGGLLVRALARRADLKMDYRAAGAAAYLGLGAVWALGLSSSAAQLQANPASLPPSILSITGVIPFTQTIFLWQSGVMLLALIVISLIIAYATAPGPNTARDAKACGIDPSFNLPPLQPRTRPGEWLEHSPLLTIVLVLLAGGWLFHEFSTKPAITAISGLNTYNFLFIMLGALLHWRPRSFLDAVSRAVPTTTGVLIQFPLYGSIAALMTTVKGADAQTLAHHISSFFVSIASHDTYALLMGVYSAILGFFIPSGGGKWIIEAPYVMQVANDLNYHLGWAVQIYNAAEALPNLINPFYMLPLLGVLGLKARDLIGFSFVQLLVHTPLVLFLLWALGTTLAYTPPVMP; encoded by the coding sequence GTGGCCGCTGATATCGAAGATACCCGCTCCGCCCGTTTTGCCCTGCGCTGTTCAAGTTTCGCCGAACGCTGGTTCCCTGACTCCTGGGTGTTCGCGGCACTGGCCGTGATTATCGTCGCCCTCGCCACCCTTGCGATGGGCGCCAAACCCACCGACGCGGCCATGGCGTTCGGCGATGGCTTCTGGAGCCTGATCCCGTTCACCATGCAAATGGCCTTCGTGGTGATCGGTGGCTATGTGGTTGCCAGTTCGCCTCCGGCAGTGAAGTTGATCGACCGCCTGGCGAAGATCCCGAAAAACGGTCGTTCCGCCGTGGCCTGGGTGGCATTGATTTCGATGGTTGCCTCGCTGTTGAACTGGGGCTTGTCGCTGGTGTTCGGCGGGTTGCTGGTGCGCGCTCTCGCCCGCCGTGCCGACCTGAAAATGGACTATCGCGCTGCGGGTGCTGCGGCCTATCTGGGTCTCGGTGCCGTGTGGGCATTGGGCCTTTCGTCGTCCGCCGCGCAATTGCAGGCCAATCCCGCCAGCCTGCCGCCATCAATTCTGTCGATCACCGGGGTGATTCCTTTCACCCAGACGATCTTCCTGTGGCAATCGGGCGTAATGTTACTGGCCTTGATTGTCATTTCGCTGATCATCGCGTACGCCACCGCGCCTGGCCCGAACACGGCGCGCGATGCCAAGGCCTGTGGCATCGACCCCAGCTTCAACCTGCCGCCCCTGCAACCGCGCACTCGTCCAGGCGAATGGCTGGAACACAGCCCGCTGTTGACCATTGTGCTGGTGCTGCTGGCGGGTGGCTGGCTGTTCCACGAGTTTTCGACCAAACCGGCAATCACTGCGATTTCCGGGCTGAACACCTACAACTTCCTGTTCATCATGCTCGGTGCGCTGCTGCACTGGCGTCCGCGCAGCTTCCTCGACGCGGTGTCCCGTGCGGTGCCGACCACCACCGGCGTGCTGATCCAGTTCCCGCTGTACGGCTCGATTGCCGCATTGATGACCACGGTCAAAGGCGCCGACGCGCAAACTCTGGCGCACCATATCTCGTCTTTCTTCGTCAGCATTGCGTCCCACGACACCTATGCGCTGCTGATGGGGGTGTACTCGGCGATCCTCGGTTTCTTCATCCCGTCCGGCGGCGGCAAGTGGATCATTGAAGCGCCTTACGTGATGCAAGTCGCCAACGACCTGAACTATCACCTGGGCTGGGCGGTGCAAATCTATAACGCTGCTGAAGCCCTGCCCAACCTGATCAACCCGTTTTACATGCTACCGCTGCTGGGCGTACTGGGGTTGAAGGCGCGAGACCTGATCGGCTTCTCGTTCGTGCAGCTGCTGGTGCACACGCCACTGGTGCTGTTTCTGCTGTGGGCGCTGGGAACAACGCTGGCGTACACGCCGCCAGTGATGCCGTAA
- the mksB gene encoding Mks condensin complex protein MksB, translating into MIEPKRVLRALAEHWALLEPLCEHFDQGTLSLNELRSQLAAQQLDSTPQDITSLLDVWIRLDILVPVAKSPNRFELNAQIHDFLAYLRREHRLGLCLEIEAYLRHLERLAGYIQDAFDIRDGNDLARQLRLLDMRVRDVLKKLDNDEQALVAVAERAKTSDRQIPLRQRYAEVLATWDEYVEPMIDLVNADGAFEQGVRKVENVLLKMLSEQQRLGHLVDDDMLLRTHARILEMQTSAQLTLRHARELLLPLREEARRHNAVTRGAALALSMIRRKGIDAVPHAAMPMFTRPQSTFLGSASQVEAYVYALARFEPKPARFPKAHKTQKGEAPRAPRTVREMLERCEDALPMPDLMTWLLEQEPDSATDELLYWFSRLSREKRFQRERLERRDYFTHEHQVSLRSFALLSAGPEAPENSASTPHAS; encoded by the coding sequence ATGATCGAACCCAAGCGCGTCTTGCGCGCCCTCGCTGAACACTGGGCACTTCTGGAGCCACTGTGCGAGCACTTCGACCAAGGCACACTGAGCCTCAACGAATTGCGTTCACAGTTGGCCGCCCAGCAACTCGACAGTACGCCGCAGGACATCACCAGCCTGCTGGACGTGTGGATTCGCCTCGATATTCTGGTCCCCGTGGCGAAAAGCCCGAACCGGTTCGAGCTCAATGCGCAGATTCACGACTTCCTCGCCTACCTGCGCCGTGAACACCGTTTGGGCCTGTGCCTGGAGATCGAAGCCTATTTGCGCCACCTCGAGCGTCTGGCCGGTTATATCCAGGACGCGTTCGATATCCGCGATGGCAACGACCTGGCGCGCCAGTTGCGTCTGCTCGACATGCGGGTGCGCGATGTACTGAAAAAACTCGATAACGACGAACAGGCGCTGGTGGCCGTCGCCGAAAGGGCGAAAACCAGCGACCGGCAGATTCCCTTGCGCCAGCGTTACGCTGAAGTCCTGGCGACCTGGGACGAATACGTCGAGCCGATGATTGATCTGGTGAACGCCGACGGCGCCTTCGAACAAGGCGTGCGCAAGGTCGAAAACGTCCTGCTCAAGATGCTCAGCGAACAGCAACGCCTCGGCCACCTGGTCGACGACGACATGCTGCTGCGCACCCACGCGCGCATCCTCGAAATGCAAACCAGCGCCCAATTGACTTTGCGTCACGCCCGCGAACTGCTGTTGCCGCTGCGCGAAGAAGCGCGCCGACACAACGCCGTGACCCGTGGCGCCGCACTGGCCCTGTCGATGATCCGCCGCAAAGGCATCGATGCCGTACCGCATGCTGCCATGCCGATGTTCACGCGGCCGCAGAGCACCTTTCTCGGCAGCGCCAGTCAGGTCGAAGCCTACGTTTACGCCCTGGCCCGTTTCGAACCGAAACCGGCGCGTTTCCCCAAAGCCCACAAGACGCAGAAAGGCGAAGCGCCGCGTGCGCCGCGCACAGTTCGGGAAATGCTCGAACGCTGCGAAGACGCGCTGCCGATGCCGGACTTGATGACCTGGCTGCTGGAGCAGGAACCGGACAGCGCCACCGACGAACTGCTGTACTGGTTCTCGCGCCTCTCCCGGGAAAAACGCTTCCAGCGCGAGCGCCTGGAACGTCGCGATTACTTCACACACGAGCACCAGGTCAGCCTGCGCTCCTTCGCCCTGCTCTCGGCCGGCCCTGAGGCCCCCGAGAATTCTGCGAGCACTCCACATGCATCTTGA
- a CDS encoding paraquat-inducible protein A, which produces MRAIDAGILICKECHELNRQEADTDEQVCTRCGALVHARTPNSLVRTWALLITAAILYIPANLLPIMTVNSLGKGAPSTIMAGVIELVHYGMIPIAAVVFIASILVPTFKLVGIALLLFSVQRRQPLSARQRIWMYRFIEFIGRWSMLDIFVIAILVAVVNFGRLASIEANLGAVAFASVVILTMLAAVTFDPRLIWDNTESDDDHE; this is translated from the coding sequence ATGCGGGCGATTGATGCAGGCATTCTGATTTGCAAGGAATGTCATGAATTGAACAGGCAGGAAGCTGATACCGATGAGCAAGTCTGTACGCGCTGCGGGGCGCTTGTGCACGCCCGCACCCCGAATAGCCTGGTGCGAACCTGGGCCTTGCTGATCACCGCTGCCATTCTGTACATACCGGCGAATCTGCTGCCGATCATGACCGTCAACTCTCTGGGCAAGGGGGCTCCGAGTACGATCATGGCGGGGGTGATCGAGCTGGTGCACTACGGAATGATCCCCATTGCCGCCGTGGTGTTTATCGCGAGCATTCTGGTGCCGACGTTCAAGCTGGTGGGGATCGCGCTGTTGCTGTTCTCCGTGCAGCGTCGGCAGCCACTTTCCGCGCGGCAGCGCATCTGGATGTACCGTTTTATCGAATTTATCGGCCGCTGGTCGATGCTCGATATCTTTGTGATCGCCATCCTCGTGGCGGTTGTGAATTTCGGGCGGCTTGCCAGCATCGAAGCCAATCTTGGTGCCGTCGCGTTCGCCAGCGTGGTGATTCTGACGATGCTTGCCGCAGTAACTTTTGATCCCCGACTGATTTGGGATAACACGGAGTCGGACGACGACCATGAGTGA
- the can gene encoding carbonate dehydratase, with the protein MNELQDLIDNNERWADAIKEEDPDFFAKLARQQTPEYLWIGCSDARVPANEIVGMLPGDLFVHRNVANVVLHTDLNCLSVIQYAVDVLKVKHILVTGHYGCGGVRASMQDRQLGLIDGWLRSIRDLYYEKRDELAKYATEEERVDRLCELNVIQQVANVGHTSIVQNAWHRGQSLSIHGCIYGIKDGRWKSLNATISGFEQLPPQYRLRPVDSQ; encoded by the coding sequence ATGAACGAATTACAAGATCTGATTGATAACAACGAGCGTTGGGCCGATGCGATCAAGGAGGAAGATCCTGACTTCTTCGCCAAACTGGCCCGCCAGCAGACACCTGAATACCTGTGGATCGGTTGTTCCGATGCCCGTGTGCCTGCGAACGAGATTGTGGGCATGCTGCCCGGTGACCTGTTCGTACACCGCAACGTGGCGAACGTGGTGTTGCACACCGACCTGAACTGCCTGTCAGTGATCCAGTACGCGGTCGACGTGCTCAAGGTCAAACACATTCTCGTCACCGGTCACTATGGCTGCGGCGGCGTACGTGCCTCGATGCAGGATCGTCAGTTGGGCCTGATCGACGGCTGGCTGCGCTCGATCCGCGATCTGTATTACGAAAAACGCGACGAGCTGGCCAAGTACGCGACCGAAGAGGAACGTGTCGACCGCCTCTGCGAACTCAATGTGATCCAGCAGGTGGCTAACGTCGGCCACACCAGCATCGTGCAGAACGCCTGGCACCGGGGACAGAGCCTGTCGATCCACGGTTGCATCTACGGCATCAAGGATGGTCGCTGGAAAAGCCTGAACGCCACCATTAGCGGTTTCGAGCAGCTGCCACCGCAGTACCGCTTGCGTCCGGTTGATTCGCAGTAA
- the mksF gene encoding Mks condensin complex protein MksF, which produces MSKERYGIRRFALLNTAGYSLGLFPLEEPLSVYGANNLGKSASINALQFPILARMSDMSFGKYSLEQSRRFYFASDTSYILVEVNLPHGPHVIGVVGRGPGGGFGHQFFAYAGQLDLAHYQKNDTCLRQKELFTNLEREGLKAYELKPDELRRLLVGGHTSIPLDLTLIPLRSTSEQSLKTFRALFINLLHMREITAAKLKQLFLDAFEHSLRSGSVDYIAACEEAFRDVRRMEQDYNSLVAAGPLVEALANGVKQRDILRGKLHRISPLLDSLLGTWSDYASARKEELTIQSEHYRNEQDALQNDQRGGTQELMRLEREITGIQRWLGELSVLKHRFALVDDVKVLEQQLLAAKDAHDELAGALAQSRQFSAEDLEERLRDLEKRLKSVKQQLDHADNNSYARLREEFSQQDVERLMRLFNSTLFSLPLGEHGITLDENGDWVKSVELILDGFKGERFEVPGLSIDISNIEPPALQALADRAALRDQKERLDKELKQLKTQQAVAADRAASKTQTEALYQQVLDAQKALEDFRRAQTLSAEEGDKLEQLAQMEAAQDELKRSSDAFTERVQQLSAKLQLVGRQIGDMEAKQRTLDDALRRRQLLPADLPFGTPFMDPIDDSMDNLLPLLNDYQDSWQGLLRADGQIEALYAQVRLKGVAKFDSEDDMERRLQLLINAYAHRTDEALTLGKARRAAVTDIARTLRNIRSDYDSLEHQLALFNREINKRQVSNLQSFRIVLAPNKEALKHIDQIIHSAGQYEEGETLSVFDLSQSAEQDNKNEEAKEYLARLVAANHNQLGLKDLFELAFEITKVNGQPVIHTDIDGAASNGTTMTIKALTNMYLLLHLMDRDLAGRVRLPYYLDEAADIDEKNQAALLETSLQLGFVPILASVKPQVCASVAIDLEGGSGPAGIYIDEADWKYIRRHEQVKTTINEPADEPELDAV; this is translated from the coding sequence ATGAGCAAGGAACGTTACGGCATCCGCCGCTTTGCCCTTCTGAACACCGCCGGTTACAGCCTTGGTCTGTTCCCGCTGGAAGAACCGCTGTCGGTCTACGGCGCGAACAACCTCGGCAAATCCGCTTCGATCAATGCCTTGCAATTCCCGATTCTGGCGCGCATGTCGGACATGAGCTTCGGCAAGTACAGCCTGGAGCAGTCCCGACGCTTCTACTTCGCCTCGGACACCAGTTACATTCTCGTTGAAGTGAACCTGCCCCACGGCCCGCACGTGATCGGTGTGGTCGGCCGTGGCCCTGGGGGTGGTTTCGGTCACCAGTTCTTTGCCTATGCCGGTCAACTCGATTTGGCCCACTACCAAAAGAACGATACTTGCCTGCGTCAAAAAGAACTGTTCACCAACCTTGAGCGCGAAGGCCTGAAAGCCTACGAACTCAAGCCGGATGAACTGCGCCGTTTGCTGGTCGGCGGACACACGTCGATCCCGCTGGACCTGACGCTGATCCCGCTGCGCTCCACCAGCGAACAAAGCCTGAAGACCTTCAGAGCGCTGTTCATCAACCTGCTGCACATGCGCGAAATCACTGCGGCCAAACTCAAGCAACTGTTTCTCGATGCGTTCGAGCACAGCCTGCGATCCGGCAGCGTCGATTACATTGCGGCGTGCGAAGAAGCCTTCCGCGATGTACGACGCATGGAGCAGGACTACAACTCGCTGGTCGCCGCCGGCCCATTGGTCGAGGCCCTGGCCAACGGCGTCAAGCAACGCGACATTCTGCGCGGCAAACTGCACCGGATCTCCCCCCTGCTCGACTCGCTGCTCGGCACTTGGTCGGACTACGCCAGTGCGCGCAAGGAAGAACTGACCATACAGTCCGAGCACTACCGTAACGAGCAGGACGCCCTGCAAAACGATCAGCGCGGCGGCACTCAGGAACTGATGCGCCTGGAGCGGGAAATCACCGGCATCCAGCGCTGGCTTGGCGAACTGTCGGTGCTCAAGCATCGCTTTGCCCTGGTCGATGACGTCAAGGTGCTGGAGCAGCAACTGCTGGCCGCCAAGGACGCCCACGATGAACTGGCCGGTGCACTGGCGCAGTCCCGTCAGTTCAGCGCCGAAGACCTCGAAGAGCGTCTGCGCGATCTGGAAAAACGCCTGAAGTCGGTCAAACAGCAACTCGATCATGCCGATAACAACAGCTACGCCCGCCTGCGTGAAGAATTCTCGCAGCAAGACGTCGAACGACTGATGCGTCTGTTCAACAGCACACTGTTCAGCCTGCCATTGGGCGAACACGGCATCACCCTCGACGAAAACGGCGACTGGGTGAAGTCCGTGGAACTGATCCTCGACGGCTTCAAAGGCGAGCGTTTCGAAGTACCTGGGCTGTCCATCGACATCTCCAACATCGAACCGCCAGCCTTGCAAGCCTTGGCTGACCGTGCCGCATTGCGCGATCAGAAAGAGCGTCTGGACAAAGAACTCAAGCAACTCAAGACCCAGCAAGCCGTCGCCGCCGACCGCGCTGCGAGCAAGACCCAGACCGAAGCGTTGTACCAGCAAGTGCTGGATGCGCAAAAGGCTTTGGAAGACTTCCGCCGCGCGCAAACCCTGAGCGCCGAGGAAGGAGACAAGCTCGAGCAACTGGCGCAAATGGAAGCGGCGCAGGACGAACTGAAGCGTTCCAGTGACGCCTTCACCGAACGCGTCCAGCAACTGTCGGCCAAGCTGCAACTGGTCGGCCGGCAGATCGGCGACATGGAAGCCAAGCAACGCACCCTCGACGACGCCCTGCGTCGCCGCCAGCTGTTGCCGGCGGACCTGCCGTTCGGCACACCGTTTATGGACCCGATCGACGATTCGATGGACAACCTGCTGCCGTTGCTCAACGACTATCAGGACAGCTGGCAAGGCCTGCTGCGCGCCGACGGCCAGATCGAGGCGCTGTACGCTCAGGTGCGCCTAAAGGGCGTGGCCAAGTTCGACAGCGAAGACGATATGGAGCGTCGTCTGCAACTGCTGATCAACGCTTACGCGCACCGCACCGACGAAGCCCTCACCCTCGGCAAGGCACGTCGTGCCGCCGTGACGGACATCGCTCGGACCTTGCGCAACATCCGCAGCGACTACGACAGCCTCGAGCACCAACTGGCGCTGTTCAACCGCGAGATCAACAAGCGTCAGGTGTCCAACCTGCAAAGCTTCCGCATCGTCCTCGCGCCGAACAAGGAAGCGCTCAAGCACATCGACCAGATCATCCACAGCGCCGGGCAGTACGAAGAGGGCGAAACCCTGTCCGTCTTCGACCTCAGCCAAAGCGCCGAACAGGACAACAAGAACGAAGAGGCCAAGGAATATCTGGCGCGTCTGGTAGCGGCGAACCACAATCAGCTCGGCCTCAAGGATCTGTTTGAACTGGCATTCGAGATCACCAAGGTCAACGGCCAGCCAGTGATCCATACCGACATCGACGGCGCCGCGTCCAATGGCACCACGATGACCATCAAGGCACTGACCAACATGTACTTGTTGCTGCACTTGATGGATCGCGACCTCGCCGGTCGCGTGCGTCTACCGTACTACCTTGACGAGGCCGCGGACATTGATGAGAAGAACCAGGCCGCATTGCTGGAAACCAGCCTGCAACTGGGCTTCGTACCGATTCTGGCGAGTGTGAAGCCGCAAGTCTGCGCCAGTGTCGCCATCGACCTGGAAGGCGGCAGCGGTCCCGCCGGTATCTACATCGATGAAGCGGACTGGAAGTACATTCGTCGTCACGAACAAGTGAAGACGACGATCAACGAGCCAGCGGATGAACCGGAGCTGGATGCGGTCTGA
- the rimI gene encoding ribosomal protein S18-alanine N-acetyltransferase, with protein sequence MSDAVSFRPMSEADLETVLKIEYAAYSHPWTRGIFLDGLGKYQIWLMFEGQQQVGHGVVQIILDEAHLLNITVKPENQGRGLGLTLLEHLMSIAYNADARECFLEVRDSNTAAFKLYERYGFNEIGRRRDYYPAVGGREDAVVMACTLVD encoded by the coding sequence ATGAGTGACGCTGTATCGTTCCGCCCGATGAGCGAGGCGGACCTGGAAACCGTACTGAAGATTGAATACGCGGCGTACAGCCATCCCTGGACCCGCGGGATTTTCCTCGATGGCCTGGGCAAGTACCAGATCTGGCTGATGTTTGAAGGCCAGCAGCAGGTTGGCCACGGAGTGGTGCAGATCATCCTTGATGAGGCGCATCTGCTGAACATTACCGTCAAGCCCGAAAACCAGGGCCGAGGCCTTGGTTTGACGTTGCTGGAACACCTGATGTCGATTGCGTACAACGCCGACGCCCGGGAGTGTTTCCTGGAAGTGCGCGACAGCAATACTGCGGCGTTCAAATTGTACGAGCGGTATGGATTCAACGAGATCGGACGCCGCCGGGATTACTATCCGGCCGTGGGCGGGCGCGAAGACGCGGTGGTCATGGCCTGTACTTTGGTGGACTGA
- the mksE gene encoding Mks condensin complex protein MksE, which translates to MHLDLSELSHLAPIFRELFKGYHVSRRDPELYAQLSNFQDQYRTLFKALGFELVCDTRGFYYFVPDLAAAAVNKTAQRLALFTFILVEHLADQGRDPIAVLDGGSLGRDELPSLLEKYRDLFIQAEVQTVEELEEKIMRRMTQLGFAGEENGIYRFLPPMHRFLDVCLSVQQDRDLAASLHSVLPLPVPVLIDEDSDEKLLQTDDPLDLSEFDGESEEDALARAIAEEQELDA; encoded by the coding sequence ATGCATCTTGATCTATCCGAACTGTCCCATCTGGCACCGATCTTTCGCGAGCTGTTCAAGGGTTATCACGTCAGCCGCCGGGATCCGGAGCTGTACGCACAATTGTCGAACTTCCAGGACCAATACCGCACGCTGTTCAAGGCCCTGGGTTTTGAACTGGTGTGCGATACCCGCGGCTTCTACTACTTCGTTCCGGACCTCGCCGCTGCGGCAGTGAACAAGACCGCGCAACGTCTGGCGCTGTTCACGTTCATCCTCGTCGAGCACCTGGCCGATCAGGGCCGCGATCCGATTGCCGTCCTCGATGGCGGCAGCCTGGGCCGTGATGAATTGCCGTCGTTGCTGGAAAAATACCGCGACCTGTTCATCCAGGCTGAAGTGCAGACCGTCGAAGAGCTTGAAGAAAAAATCATGCGCCGCATGACCCAGCTCGGCTTCGCCGGTGAAGAAAACGGCATCTACCGGTTCTTGCCGCCGATGCACCGTTTCCTCGATGTGTGCCTCTCGGTCCAGCAGGACCGTGATCTGGCAGCCAGCCTGCACAGCGTATTGCCTTTGCCGGTGCCAGTGCTGATCGATGAAGACAGCGACGAAAAACTGCTGCAGACCGACGATCCGCTCGATCTGAGTGAATTCGATGGTGAAAGCGAAGAAGACGCCCTGGCCCGCGCCATCGCCGAAGAACAGGAGCTCGACGCATGA
- a CDS encoding intermembrane transport protein PqiB: MSDLPVAKTRPASNWSAIWVLPLIALIIGGWLGWRAYNETGIEIQVRFESGEGIQANKTEVVYKGMSVGKVKSLKLDDEGNSKGVIASIEMNKDVEQYLRTSTRFWLVKPSVTLAGITGLETLVSGNYVAVSPGEGEPVRKFKALAQEPPLSDAQPGLHLTIKADRLGSLNRGSPVFYKQIKVGQIKSYILSEDQSTVELKVFIEPTYAKLVRKHTRFWNASGVSIDANLSGVKIRSESLASIVAGGIAFATPENRKDSPPTDPSLPFRLYEDFDAAAAGIRIKVKLSDFEGLQAGRTPVMYKGIQVGNLKALKVDPDLSGATAELTMDPLAEDYLVDGTQFWVVKPSISLAGITGLEALVKGNYIAVRPGDKGSAPQREFVARPKAPPLDLRAPGLHLVLFTENLGSLEVGSPVLYKQVKVGSVQSYQFSRTKKQLIIGVHIEKEYEELVNASTRFWNASGITLTGGLGGVQVKSESLQSLMAGGIAFETPEAKAPLQKRIPRFRLFANHEDATQKGAVVTIKVDRADGLRTGTPIRFKGLDVGKIEDVDLSEDLQSVLLTARITEVPERIARVGSQFWVVKPELGLIKTSNLETLVTGQYIEVQPAAKNLGPQKSFVALPTPPETAKQEAGLSLVLSAPRRGSLKAGVPVTYREITVGKVTGYELGQTADRVLIRILIEPKYAPLVRSGTRFWNTSGFDFDVGLFRGATVRTESLETMIQGGVAFATPDGERMGNPARPEQTFALFDKFEDEWLTWAPKIPLGK; the protein is encoded by the coding sequence ATGAGTGATTTGCCTGTAGCGAAAACCCGACCGGCCTCCAACTGGTCTGCCATTTGGGTGTTACCACTGATTGCCTTGATCATTGGCGGCTGGCTCGGCTGGCGTGCGTATAACGAAACCGGCATCGAAATTCAGGTGCGCTTTGAAAGTGGTGAAGGTATTCAGGCCAACAAGACTGAGGTTGTCTATAAAGGCATGTCGGTCGGTAAAGTCAAAAGCCTCAAGCTTGATGACGAGGGCAACTCCAAGGGTGTGATTGCCAGCATCGAAATGAACAAGGATGTGGAGCAATACCTGCGTACAAGTACACGTTTCTGGCTGGTCAAGCCGAGCGTGACCCTGGCCGGTATCACTGGCCTTGAGACGCTGGTTTCAGGCAACTACGTTGCGGTCAGTCCGGGGGAGGGCGAACCCGTCCGCAAGTTCAAGGCCCTGGCACAGGAACCGCCACTCTCTGATGCGCAGCCCGGCCTGCACCTGACAATCAAGGCTGATCGCCTGGGTTCGTTGAACCGTGGCAGCCCGGTGTTCTACAAGCAGATCAAGGTTGGGCAGATCAAGAGCTATATCCTTTCCGAAGACCAGAGCACCGTTGAGCTCAAGGTCTTCATTGAGCCGACCTACGCCAAACTGGTGCGCAAACACACCCGTTTCTGGAACGCCAGTGGCGTCAGCATCGACGCCAACCTGTCGGGTGTGAAGATACGCAGTGAGTCCCTCGCCAGTATCGTTGCCGGTGGTATCGCGTTCGCTACGCCGGAAAACCGCAAGGACAGCCCGCCTACCGATCCGAGTCTGCCTTTCAGGCTCTATGAAGACTTCGATGCCGCAGCGGCCGGTATTCGAATCAAGGTCAAGCTCAGCGACTTCGAAGGCTTGCAGGCTGGTCGCACGCCGGTGATGTATAAAGGCATTCAGGTCGGTAATCTCAAGGCACTGAAAGTCGATCCTGACCTTTCCGGAGCTACTGCTGAACTGACAATGGACCCGTTGGCCGAAGACTATCTGGTGGACGGTACGCAATTCTGGGTGGTCAAACCGTCGATTTCCCTGGCGGGAATTACCGGTCTGGAAGCACTGGTCAAAGGTAACTACATCGCCGTGCGTCCTGGCGACAAGGGCTCGGCACCGCAGCGCGAATTCGTCGCACGGCCCAAAGCGCCACCGCTGGATCTGCGCGCACCTGGCTTGCACCTGGTGTTGTTCACCGAAAACCTCGGCTCGCTGGAAGTCGGCAGCCCGGTTCTCTACAAGCAGGTCAAGGTCGGTTCGGTACAGAGCTACCAGTTCTCGCGAACCAAAAAGCAGCTGATCATCGGCGTGCACATCGAGAAGGAGTACGAGGAGCTGGTTAACGCCTCGACACGCTTCTGGAATGCCAGCGGCATTACGCTGACGGGCGGGCTCGGTGGGGTTCAAGTCAAAAGTGAATCGTTGCAGAGCTTGATGGCCGGCGGCATCGCATTCGAGACGCCTGAAGCCAAGGCACCCTTGCAGAAACGCATTCCACGTTTCCGTTTGTTCGCCAATCATGAAGACGCCACGCAAAAGGGCGCAGTGGTCACGATCAAAGTGGATCGCGCCGATGGTCTGCGTACCGGCACGCCGATCCGCTTCAAGGGTCTGGATGTCGGCAAGATTGAAGATGTCGACCTGAGTGAGGATTTGCAGTCCGTACTGCTCACCGCACGCATTACTGAAGTGCCGGAGCGCATCGCTCGGGTGGGTAGTCAGTTCTGGGTGGTCAAGCCTGAACTGGGACTGATCAAAACGTCCAACCTCGAAACCCTGGTCACCGGGCAATACATCGAAGTACAACCTGCGGCCAAGAATCTTGGCCCGCAGAAGAGTTTCGTAGCGTTGCCCACGCCACCGGAAACAGCCAAACAGGAGGCCGGTTTGAGCCTGGTGTTGAGCGCTCCGCGCCGTGGGTCCCTTAAGGCCGGTGTGCCGGTTACCTACCGCGAAATCACGGTGGGCAAGGTGACTGGCTACGAGTTGGGTCAGACGGCTGATCGTGTGCTGATCCGTATCCTGATCGAACCAAAGTACGCACCACTGGTACGCAGCGGTACACGTTTCTGGAACACCAGTGGTTTTGACTTCGACGTGGGTCTGTTCAGAGGTGCGACGGTGCGCACTGAGTCCCTGGAGACAATGATTCAGGGCGGTGTTGCCTTTGCCACGCCAGACGGTGAGCGCATGGGGAACCCGGCGCGGCCCGAGCAGACGTTCGCGCTGTTCGACAAGTTCGAAGATGAATGGCTGACCTGGGCGCCGAAGATTCCCCTCGGCAAGTAG